CTCCCACAGTTCCCCGCGGCGGTGGTCGGTGGCGGCGGTGAGATGCGGCTGTCGGTGGCGGCTGCTATCTCTCACGGGCGCGTGTACCGGAAGTTTGGGCTAGGCCCGCGCTCGCGCCTCGACTTGCTGCGGAACCTGGTGACGGCGCTGGTGCGGCATGAGCGCATCGAGGCGCCCTGGGCGCGGGCCGACGAGATGCGGGGCTATGCCGAGCGGGTGAGcggacgggacgggacgggggaGGGtcgcggcgggcgggcggccgaGGGGCCCTGACGTCactcccttccttctccccgCAGCTCATCGAGTACGCCAAGCTGGGGGACACCAACGAGCGTGCCATGCGCATGGCAGATTTCTGGCTGACGGTAAGTGCCTCCCCACGTCCCTCCTTGCACCCCACGGCCGCGGTGCTGGAGCTGAGCATGCCACCCCGCAGGAGAAGGACCTCATCCACAAGCTGTTCAAGGTGCTGGCACCCCGGTTCCAGCCCCACCCCGGAAGCTACACCCGCCTGCTGCACATCCCCAACCGAGATGGCATAGACCGTGCCAAGATGGCAGTCATCGAGCTCAAGGGGAACCCCTTCCCGCCACTCATCCGCCCACGTCGCGACACCGAGAAGACGCTGCTCAACCAGCTACTGAAGGGCTACCGGGAGGACATGCAGCAGGCCAGAGCCCCGCAGGCCCCTGAGGGCACCCCTGTCTAGGCATCTCTCTCTGCCCTGAGGCCAGCCCCGTGTGCGCACAGGGACAGGGTTTGGCATGAGCTGCCTGTGCACCAGCCAGCTAGTTGCTGTCCTGGAGCACAGGAATGGAATTGTCCTGGGATGTCTGAAGGTTGATTGCAAACCTTCAGTTGCCACGACAGGGGCACAGTTCAGGGTTTACTTGCTTCTTCCTGTGGTTTGAATAGAGACTTAGCAAGGCAAGGAAATCAAGCTGGGAGCCTAATGGTTGATATTCTCTGTGTAAATAAACTCTGTTAAGAAAGTGAGTTTAATTTTATTGGGATTTTATCATTAAATCATAGAATcccagaatggtttgggctggaagggaccaagggaccttaaagaccatcaAGTTCCAACCCCtcagccatgggcagggacatcttcccCTAGACCagattgctcaaagccccatccagcctggccttgccAAGGagggggcatccacagcttctctgggcaacctgttccactggCTCACTACcctaaagaatttcttcctaatagctagttgaaatctaccctctttcaaaCCATTACaccttgtcctgttgctacaggcgCTACTAAAAAAtctgtccccatcttttttATAAGACCCCTTGAAAGACTGAAAGGTTGCAATAAGGTTTCCCCAAagtcttctctttttccaggctgaacattctcaactccctcagcctttcctcataggaaaGGTGCTCCGGCCCTCTGTGGTgctcctctggacctgctccaacaggttGGACCTGCTCCTTATGTTGGAGGCctcagagctgaacacagtactttAGACAGGATGTAACCAGAGGGGCACAGTcacctccctggacctgctgaccatgcttttgatgcagcccagaatGCAGTTGGTTCTTGGGGCTGTGTGTGCACATTGTTAGCCCACcttgagcttttcatccactAGCACCACCAAGTCCTCAGGGCTTCTCTTAacccattctccacccagcctgtattgatactgggggttaCCCCAACCCAGTTGCAAGGCCTTCCACTGGGccttgaacttcatgagattcacataggcccacctctcaagcctgtcaaggtccccCTGCCCTGGATGTCGTCTCTTCCTTCCAGTGTATTGACTTAGCTTGGTGGTGTCAGCAAAGTTGCTGAGGGCGCATTCAATCCCGGTGTCCATGTTACCAACAAAGGTGTTGAACAACACTGGTTCCACTTGAGACctctgaggaatgccactcatcactggtccCCACTTGGATGTAGAGCTGTTGACTGCAACTCATGAGTGTAACCATACAGCTAATTCCTTACCCACTGAGgggtccacccatcaaatccatgtctctccagtttagaggcAAGGGTGTTGTGTGGGATAGTGTCACAAGCTTTGCACAGATCCAGGCAGATGATGTCAGTCACTCTTCCCTGATCTGTCAAAGTTATAACCCCATCATAGAAGTccaccagatttgtcaggcacaGCCTCCCCTTTGTGAaaccatgttggctgtcaccaatcacctccttatttttaattgtgcttTAACATAGTTTTCCAGGaagatctgctccatgatcttgctggaCACcaaggtgagactgaccagTCTATagtttcccaggtcttccttatttcctttttgtcgcggtttaaccccagctggcagccaagcaccccacagctgctcgctcactcaccctcacccagagggatagggaggagaatcggaaaggaacgtaaaactcaggggttgagaaaagcaatttaataggtaaagcaaaagccacacacacaagcaaagcaaagcaaggaattcattcaccacttcccatgggcaggcagctgttcagccacctccaggagagcagggctccagcacacgtaacagttacttgggagacaaatgccataatgctgaatgtccccCTCTTTCTTCTTAGCTCAGCTTACATATATTCAGCACGGCATCCCACAGCATGGAATACGCCTTTAGCTAGTTcaagtcagctgtcctggctgtgtcccctcccaaattCCCATGACCCCTCTGGCTAGCAGGGcccgagaaactgaaaagtccttgatttacaataagcatcacccagcaacaaccacaaacatcagtgtcctgtcaacattattctcacaccaaatccaaaacacagcgctgcgCCAGCAGCTACTAAGCAAATTtacccagctgaaaccaggacatctttttaaaaatggggggaTTATTTCCCCTTTGCCGGTCTGTGGGAACCTCACtggactgccatgacttctcaaatacGATGGACTGTGGCTTAACCACTtcaccagttccctcaggacccatggatgcatctcatcaggtcccatggacttaCACACACGCCCccttcaggttccttaggtGGTCTTAGACCTTATCTCCTACAGTGAGTGGTTCTTCATCATCCCAGTTCCTGCCTTTGTCTTCTGTGGCTTGGGCAGTGTAGCTGGAGtacttgctggtgaagactgaggTGAAAAAATCATGGAGTACCTCAATCCTCTCCAtgtcccaggtaaccaggtTCCcgtttccttccagagagggcccacattttctcACTCAATATACCTACAAAAGCTTTCCTTGTTGTGCTTGACAATCCCTGGCCAGATGTAATTCTATCGGGGCTTTAGCTTTCTTAACCTGATCCCTGACTGCTAGGACAGTTTCTCTGTGTTCTTCCCAGACTACCTGCCCTTGCTCCCACACCCcaatgcttcctttttgtgttttattttgacCCAGAGCATCTTGTTCATCCACACAGGCCTTCTGGCATTTTTGCCCAACTTTTTCTTGAGCATGCAAGAGGTGAcccttgaatattaaccagctttcctGGACACCCCTTTCCTCCAGGGCTCTGTCCTATGGTGCTCTACCAAACAaatccctgaagaggccaaagaCAGCTGTCCTGAAGTCCAGGGAAGTGATCTTGTTATGCACCCTTCCTGCcgccctaaggatcttgaactctaccatttcatggtcactgcagccaagggtGCCCTTGAGTATTCCTAGAAGCTCCTGGATTGCCTATGCCCTGCTGCATTGTCCCTCTAACAGACACtggggtggttgaagtcccccatgaggacaAGGGCTTGTGAATGTGAGGCAGCACCTATCTGCCCATAAAGGGCCTCATCTGCTTGGTCTTTCTGGTTgggtggcctgtagcagaccccaCTATAAAGTCACCTGTCCCCgccctccctttaatcctgacccataagctcttgGTCAGCTCCTTATCCATTCCCAGATGtagctccatgcactccagctggttgCTGACATAAAGGGCAACACcccctcttcttttcccctgcttGTCCTTCCTAAAAAGCTTGTATGCTTTCATTCCAACACTCTAGTCATAGGACTCATCCCACCGTGTCTCTGTGATGCCACTAAGATCACAGCGCTGCAAATGTGCACACATCTCTACCTCCCATTGTTTATTCTGTATATTCCTGTGCACCTGTGTTAGTAACTTATTCCAGCCAAGACTGAGTTTGTTACCATTTGTGGTCCAACAGCCCTACTCTCTAGGGCAGCAAGTCCACTTCACTGTGACAGAGCTACAGTGCTATCTGGAAGTCACTGTACAGCCTTTCAGGGTGGAAAATCActaattttgctgtttcagaagtGCTGAATGCAAATAGGATGGTAGCACTAGGATATGTCTTAAAAGAGGTAGTACCAAAGGGACTTGTGTTATAATGAGGAAATATGGGCAGGAATATTAGTGGTCTCTAACAAGAACTCAGTAGATAGCCCAGCCTCAGGTGTAGGGTTGCAAGAAATCTCTGTATCACCCTATTAGAACAGAAAGGATAGTAGCAGAACATTTTCAGAGTGATACAGCTACCATGAAATAAGAAACTTAAATTGCTAGCTTTGTTGCTGATTTCAAGTACAGCTAGTACCTGAAAGGCCTAGCTAtaccttggggggggggggggggggggggggggggggggggcggcggggggggggggggggggggggggggggggggcggcacgGAGCAGGGCGGGGAACAACAACAAACATGTTGggttccttcctctctcccaggTTTCACAACCTTAAGACCAGTGGTCCTATGTAGTGAGTTAGCTGCATGGAaagacaccaaaaaaagaaaaatcaagttaCGTTACAGAACTTAAAATTTGGTAAGTCTTTTCAGGACACTTACCTCACACAGTACCACCTCTGCTTTAACAAATTCCAGTGAGAAATTAAAGATGTGTGGTACTATTCAAggaagtaggaaaaaaaaagtccaagtCAAACTACTAAAAAGACACACCTTAATCTTTATGTTTCTAATGACCTTGAAATTGTCCTCTTTGCAGTTGACCTAGCATCTCATTCAAACAGATATTTTCCCTCTCAGTAAAAGACATTAATCATAGTGCTATTGCTGCAGAGCTTCCACATTTAAAGTCTGTGTTGAGGCTTTAATAAAATACTCAAGTATAATACcttatctgtatttctttcttaaattgGTCTTTCATCCTAGTAAACTGAACCCTAGCACTTTACCAGTGATGACCCAGAATGCTGACTGTAGCCCTCTGAAGATTTTACTGTGCGTGAGGAGCACAGGTGCTGCCCAAGCTTTTCACTGTagcatttcaaaacaataaGGCTACTGCATACCTTGAAGGCAAAGGTGAGTGCTGTTTGAACTGCATAATCTCTTTGGATTCACATTAGAAATGTGAATGCTGTTCGATAAGCATAAGCCTATGTTACCTCCCAATTTATTTTGGATAGTTCAGCAGATAAACTTTTCTGTGGGATTGATGAGAAAAGGAGAGGGGTAGGATTTTAACCACTGAATCATTTTCCCTTGATCTGCCCACCTGTCACAGAGGAGGAGGGACAATAACTGTCAAAGTATTTTGGTAGAAAACTCAAGGTTatgaatgataaaaatatatcaagGGAGGAAGATGACTATGGCCCTGCAGCACtagctgaaaacacagcattataGCTATGCTACCATTATCCAAAACATCTGTTTTGATCAAAGGACACAGAAGTAAGAGCAGGGAgacatatatataaacaatatAAAGATGATCggataaaaacatttaatggGGGAAAGCAAATCAGGCTCTCTTCTGCTTGTCCTTAAATTAATAACGGGGGGTGGAGAGTGTAGAAAAAGCTAGAAGTTTCTAAGCTAAGTTGAGGAAAAGTCttgatacagatttttttatatacaagtCTTTAGTGTGCATACTATCACAATATCTGTATTAAGATCAAAACACCTGACAAAACATTCATAACCTCACAAAACACAGTGTGTAGTCCCTCTAAATGCTATTCTCCTACTATACATCCTCACACATTTCCTAAGATTGTGTAGGCTTCTACGAAGAAGAGTGGTTGTCCTACCAATCTGTCTTGTACTCAGATGGGTCAGGCTTTCAGCTGCCTGtagaggaaaacaaaggggAAGTTCACTGTTAGTACATGCTTAGTATTCCCTTGTACCCTGGCTGCCAGAGTCAGGTCTTCTCTATCAGCCTTAGGACCATCTATAATATGGAccatatataatacatatataatacACAGGTTCATATGACCATTTTTATGTTCTGCCCCCTCCCTTTCAGCCTCTTTCACCTCTAAAAAATAGAAGCCTACCTGACGGCAGCTGTGAGGCTCCGATACCAGTCATTGATATCTTCCTGGTCGCTGGCCATCAACAACAGTGTCTTGTGTGGAAAGGAAagctaaaaagcaaacaaaatctgGTGCCACTCTATGGCATTCCTTGCCAAGGCAGCAACTCTAAGAAAAGGAGAGCCATCACTACTGAactcagctcagccctgcatGCTGATTTCAACAATTTTCCTTCCCAGACAGAAAAATTTGGCATTGGTACTGGGAGAAACCAGAGGCTGGACAACGTAGAGCAAGCACTAGTCATGACCATGCCTTCCAGCCACAGATGACAGCTCACTTTGACTTAGCAGGGTATTTGAAAGTAGGCAATTACAGCTCTCAGCAGCTCTTCATCCAGTTTTCTCCCATACGCCGAGCTACCCCTAGCGGtccttccaccaccaccaccacctacAGATCGCAGCCTGCCCGGAGTCTTCCTTACCACAGCTTACAAGGAACGAGCTAACACAGACCCCAGGTGCTGCACCCGAGGAAGACCTAACTTGAAACCCGTACTAAGGCATCAGTCCTATCGAAGACCCTGCAGCTCTCAGGGAGTTAGAAGCACAAGCAGTATCTGTTGTGATAATACCCACATCTTTTCAGTCTCTGTTTTTCAGGGTTTTCTGTAAGCTTAGTACACAGTCAATGCAATGCTATGCGTTCACTGTCATGCTATGCATTCTTTGTCACATGAATCTGTGGCTGTCTTCCCAAAATATGTGGCTCTGGTGAGGACATGTCAGAGTCTTAATAGACCCTCTTCACCTAAGCTAAATGAATCAACCAGCTACCTGTACCCCAGAGTGCTGTGGAGGGCCTCCACCATGAAGGGAAAAGGACCTACCTCACTCACAAAGAGACGGGTTGCCCTAACTCAAGACTAGTTCGTTGCATTTACCATTGTCACCCTAATCAcctcagtcctgctgctgctgaaacagctAGAGACCTGCATCGCAAGTGTGAATCCACTGATGCTTCTGACAGGCAGAAACAGGAAGACAAAACTGGCAGCAGTGGCTGAGACCCCACGGCTGCACTGCCGTTCAgagagacctggacaggctggagagtcgggcagaggaacctcatgaagttcaacagggGCAAGTggagggtcctgcccctggggagggacagccccaggcaccagcacaggctggggtgacctgctggggggcagctctgcggagaaggacctgggagtgctgctgggcagccagttgcccacgggccagctgtgtgccccggtgggcagccagttgcccgtgggccagcTGTGTGCCCCGGTGGCCAAGcaggccagtgggaccctggggggcatgaggaggagcggggccagcaggtcgaggggggatcctccccctctgctctgccctggtgaggtcccacctgcagtgctgtgcccagtgctgggctccccagttcaggggggactgggaactgctggggagggtccgGTGGGGGCTGCAAAGACCatcaggggactggagcatctgcctggtgaggaaaggctgagggagctgcgCCTCTTTAGCctgggaaggctgagaggggatcttaccaatgtctacAAGTATCTTAAGGACAAATGTCcagaggacggggccaggctcttctcagtggtgcccagcgacaggacaaggggcactgggcacaaactgcagcacaggaagctCCATCTGAATCTGGGGAAGAACTtcaccttgagggtgacagagccctggaacaggctgcccagagtgGTTGTGgcatctcctgctctggagataattgaaacctgcctggatgcgactctgtgcaacctgcgCTAGgagaccctgctttagcagggggttgggctagatgatctccagaggtgccctCCAACCCTGACcgtgctgtgattctgtgacttaCACTGAGGAGCCCTCCCTGGCTCTGCGTGTGGCCAAACACTTTATCCACTGTGCACTGGTGAAGCGGGTAGACAGCCTGGCATACCAATTTGTTAGAGTTCAGCAGGTGCAGTGGGTGGCAGGGCTTTGTTGCAATAAAGAtgtcagaaaaaaggaagaacatcCTGCGCTTCAGTTCTTCTCCCTTTGAAGGCACCACCACAAGCCAGCCCTCTCGGATATACCGGCGCCCTAGGCACACAAGGGAAACAGAACAGTTATCAGATCATTGctgggggcggggtgggggggcagcgGCAGAAAAGGGGTGTAATGAGACAAACAGGAATACAGTGAGCCTCCGTTGAAGGTTACCAGGTTCTACATCAATTCCAGCCATGAGAAGGCACCGAGCATCACCTGAGGCCAGCTCATCACCAGCTGATAGCACCCATGCAGAAGCAGTAATCAGCCCAAAAATTTTAGCATACAAGGAGCAAACTGAATCTGTTATCAATCTACTATGTTAATTAAGAGGATATGATGATTTGCAAGTCTGTTTAAAGAGACCAGAACAAAAACATGGTTTGAAAATGATATGCACACATTCAAATTAACATAAACCTTCCGAAATCCAGAAAACATACGATGAACTCTTAAATTCTGTTGACCAATTGTTTGTCGTTAGTGGTGAAACAGAAGTTAGCCTAAGTTTTGAAcgtttattatttttcccttgttctATTTTCTTGTGCATGCcaattgaaaaaaaagcatgtttcacAGGTCATCTAACTATACACAGACCTCCAGTAGTTCACAAACTACACAACGCAGATTACTGTTCTAATGAGAAGACAGCAAAGGGGATACAAAACAACTATTAAAAGGAAGATCTGAATAGGCAACCTTATCAACCTTCTCTTAGAGTAGGGTCCAGTGTCATCTGCCcataaaatgaattaaataaagcaaaaggcagagaaattagcaggaaagaattaaaactaTTTGATAAACCTAGCTGtaagcagcaattaaaaaaaaatggcatctACACAAAATGGAATACAAAGCAGTAGCTCTAACTAGAAGGATTATTGTACAAGATGGCCTTCAACTTACGGGAATTATGAAGATACCTGCCAGTAAGATTATTTATTAAAAGGTAAAGCCATAGTAAGGTATTATCATCTGGCCTGGAAACACCTGCCAGAGAATTTCAGCCACTGTCTTTCACGGCTTAGCTTCTGGCTGAGCTAGTAAGTACCTTTTAGAAAACAAGACAATTGTGCTTTGATTATGGATTGTGTCTTACTTAGCATGCTATAGTTACAAAACAGAGGCAAGTGAATCCCTACTTAGCTTACTCTACGGGAATCCACTCCTCTTACATGAAAGTAACTAAGGAAAAGGTGAGGTGCAAGAATCAGtccaagtttaaaaaaaacgAATGGAAGGAAGGTGTCAGGACCATAAGGCTGGACTGGGAACTGTTTCCTTCAGGCTAAGCTGTGATCAGATACACTGGCATGCAGTCTGAGCTGGACAGTGCTGGAAGTATTGGGATATAGATCTGTGTTCAGGGTTCCCAGGGGCATGTCATTTAGGAAATTCTTGTGAAAGAATTCTGAAAGGAAGGCAAGGAAATATCCCTAGGGAAGCTAGGGATGGCAGAATGGTTGCTACCTTAGGGAAGCAGTTCTGGCAAAGATATATTTACCTATATATGGAAAGCAGGGTCTCTCTGAGACACTGCCAAATGAGAGACATCTAACTCCAAAGCTGCTCCTTTTCTCTTAATCTATAGCATTATATTTTCTCACCTCTCCCCTCCTAGCAACAGGATGCAATCTTAACGGTTCTGCAAACGCTAGCTTGTTTCTGGAAAGCTGGCCCAAAACTAGCAAGCCCCAGTtgtcttttacttttctgcttcttgcaTCCAATAGTGCCTATTTCACTCCAGCTAATGGAAAACACAACCAACACAATTTTCCATCCTAGATAATGGAAATGTGTCTGCAGACACTCAACACTTGTCCTACTACATGTCTCAgaatattcagagaaaaaaataagtgggCCCAATGCTTTCAAATGATGGCCATCTCTGGTCTAGCTATACTGTTttgtggttgattttttttttttttaatgtcacagGCTTATCTTATTAGTGCTGTCATTCAGAACAACTGATTTAGCTTTTCACTCATGCACTACCCCAATGCACCCAGGTTCCCCCACAACTGTTCAATGCTCAGGATAAGCAGAGCACACCTGTGTTAGCTCGCTTTCAGCTAGCGCCACCAAAAGGATTCTAAGAAGAATGGGGAAGAGAACTCTAAATTAATCTGTCCATTGACTGAGCATCTTCCAGAATAACCTCTCATAAATAACCCTTTTTTCTACCTGTGCTGGTTTGGCTGGTCTGGAGTTAATTTTGTTCGgagtagctggtatggggctgcattttggatttgtgctgaaagcaACATTGAC
The Falco rusticolus isolate bFalRus1 chromosome Z, bFalRus1.pri, whole genome shotgun sequence DNA segment above includes these coding regions:
- the MRPL17 gene encoding 39S ribosomal protein L17, mitochondrial, whose translation is MRLSVAAAISHGRVYRKFGLGPRSRLDLLRNLVTALVRHERIEAPWARADEMRGYAERLIEYAKLGDTNERAMRMADFWLTEKDLIHKLFKVLAPRFQPHPGSYTRLLHIPNRDGIDRAKMAVIELKGNPFPPLIRPRRDTEKTLLNQLLKGYREDMQQARAPQAPEGTPV